A stretch of the Zerene cesonia ecotype Mississippi chromosome 4, Zerene_cesonia_1.1, whole genome shotgun sequence genome encodes the following:
- the LOC119839641 gene encoding uncharacterized protein LOC119839641 produces the protein MFGTPSLVVTDRGTNFSSNQVQSLFTELHIEHHMVATGTPRGNGQVERYVGTVINMLTTSLNELSEWPNVLWKVQQSLNTTVQKSTGFSPMRLLIGQEGNTPSIQARLSEVIDDSIQPAINLEMDRRLAQQRLKNVADKFKKRFDTTRRINKVFKVGDIVYVSQDHRRHGKFSPKFKGPYEIIEELSNDRYSLRGQNNLRNLIIAKEKLRLWPGEWVDQNVSFEES, from the coding sequence ATGTTTGGTACTCCATCGCTTGTAGTTACAGATAGAGGCACTAACTTCTCATCAAACCAGGTACAGTCCCTTTTTACAGAGTTACATATTGAACATCACATGGTCGCTACTGGTACACCACGTGGTAATGGTCAGGTTGAACGTTACGTTGGcacagtaataaatatgttaacaacttcattaaatgaattatcaGAATGGCCAAACGTCTTATGGAAAGTTCAGCAGTCGTTAAATACCACGGTTCAGAAATCTACAGGATTTTCACCTATGAGGTTATTAATAGGTCAGGAAGGGAATACACCCTCCATTCAGGCTCGATTATCCGAAGTAATAGATGACTCTATTCAACCTGCTATAAATCTTGAGATGGATAGAAGATTAGCACAGCAACGACTTAAAAACGTTGCTGATAAGTTTAAGAAACGTTTTGATACCACCAGGCGAATTAATAAGGTTTTTAAGGTAGGTGATATAGTTTATGTTAGCCAGGATCATAGGCGTCATGGCAAATTTAGTCCTAAATTCAAGGGACCCTACGAAATCATAGAGGAACTGTCAAACGATAGGTATTCTTTAAGAGGTCAAAACAACCTGAGAAATCTTATTATAgctaaagaaaaattaaggCTTTGGCCAGGTGAATGGGTAGATCAAAACGTTTCTTTTGAAGAATCTTAA